The DNA region TAACCGTTGTTCCGTCAGCAAGCGCCATTACAGCAACTGCCCCTACCTGACTAAATGCTGCAGGCGGAAATAATATACTAACAATAAATAGAAGCACTATCATTTTACTTGTAAATCTTTTTGTCTTTTTCATAATTCCACCTCCTATTTCGGGTTCAATAAGAATTGAACCACTATGATGGATTTGTCTTATTTAAATAACAATTTGCTATCTTTGTCAAGAAAAATATTGGTATCCCTGCCTATAAAATCAAACAGGTCATTATGGTGTTCTATGTCCTGAGCAACATCCCTTGTCCATGGGGATAATCCGTAATGGAAAGATGTCCTTGAGTCACTGCCTTTAAATAGTCTTAATGGGATTATTACACCTATGCCTTTATCGTGATATCCCCTGTTGAAATCATCACTAAATACTGATGTGTCTGTGAAACTGTACCATGCAGAGAGTATGACACCATTTATAAATTTTGATACTGTAAGTTTTGTGCCGACATCACCTGCTAGAAATCTGCCTGTCTTAAAGTCAACAGAAATCTCCTTTTCAGGGAAATTAAGGCGGGTATTAAAAAATGTGGTGTGATAGAAATCCCTTGCATCGTCTTCTTTTAACTTGAACAAGTTATCCGGCATTCTTTTCTTGACGATACTGCCGCCTACCCCTAACACAACCCTGCCGTCAAAAAAAGGCTTTGCCACTTCACCGTCAAGCCCTGCATACTGAACCTCCAGATAACCTGCAGAAACCCTTCCATACAATTCATTAGGCATCTTATAGATTTGGTCAAACATGAGTTTTCCCAGAGCCACATTTTCCTTTTTATAATCTACAATATCTGTTCTGACAGGTATGGAAAGAGGCTTATTTCTACTGGTAACATTATTGATGGGATACCCTTCCAATCCTGTTACAATGGATGCCCCGTCCCAAGGGTGATAGGTCAGCCATCCAGCAATACCAAGCCTGTATTTGAAAAATCCTGATGGGTCGTTTAAAAATGTCTGGAAAGATGGTTTTATGCCATACTCAAATGTCTTTGTATGTTCCTGCGGCTCATCCAGCGCCTTTGAGATATCTGTATTAACCTTTGACAAATATCTGAACTCGCCTGCAGTGAGTTTTTCTGAATGCAAATCTATTATGTCTGCCATTGTTGTTGTAAATTCCATCTTTGATATCCCATTTTCTTTTATAATAATATGGACATTATTGACATCCTGTGGGGAAATCTCTGCAAGCA from Deltaproteobacteria bacterium includes:
- a CDS encoding YjbH domain-containing protein, encoding GVSQIKPYRYYYMGVSPLKGLEIDGRITEVIDIPALTSGYGNYKDKAIDLKYQLIRESKYLPAFAIGIMDPHGTRVYSSQYLAASKQIYPFDFTIGFGNGRFGKNPLPSQGEGFGIEMFQESKTWLKDSQFFGGIQFAPSDKYAFVLEYSPIKYHKQTSDPARSKYFNEPVPSPYNIGFRWKPYKWIEADFSYQRGNQIGVNLSFNFDIGKPIVPIYDHLYKEKLRDKDSSIGARITRVLYYSGFSGISVAVKDNDLWIEAQNDKYYYTTRAIDVITKVLAEISPQDVNNVHIIIKENGISKMEFTTTMADIIDLHSEKLTAGEFRYLSKVNTDISKALDEPQEHTKTFEYGIKPSFQTFLNDPSGFFKYRLGIAGWLTYHPWDGASIVTGLEGYPINNVTSRNKPLSIPVRTDIVDYKKENVALGKLMFDQIYKMPNELYGRVSAGYLEVQYAGLDGEVAKPFFDGRVVLGVGGSIVKKRMPDNLFKLKEDDARDFYHTTFFNTRLNFPEKEISVDFKTGRFLAGDVGTKLTVSKFINGVILSAWYSFTDTSVFSDDFNRGYHDKGIGVIIPLRLFKGSDSRTSFHYGLSPWTRDVAQDIEHHNDLFDFIGRDTNIFLDKDSKLLFK